One stretch of Cohnella algarum DNA includes these proteins:
- a CDS encoding NifU family protein, with protein MSENTQTADSMYDEVLEVLDKLRPFLQRDGGDVELVDVEDGIVKLRLMGACGSCPSSTITLKAGIERALLEEVEGIEEVVQVF; from the coding sequence ATGAGCGAAAACACGCAAACCGCAGACTCGATGTACGACGAAGTGCTCGAAGTGCTCGACAAGCTGCGTCCGTTCCTGCAACGCGACGGCGGCGACGTTGAACTTGTCGACGTGGAAGACGGCATCGTGAAGCTGCGCCTGATGGGCGCTTGCGGCAGCTGCCCGAGCTCCACGATTACGCTGAAAGCCGGCATCGAGCGCGCGCTTCTCGAAGAAGTCGAAGGCATCGAGGAAGTCGTGCAAGTGTTCTAA
- the mqnE gene encoding aminofutalosine synthase MqnE, whose translation MSLILTNPDRKMAEIADKVRNGERLGLEDGIFLYESEDLLTIGQLANEVNLRKNGKKVYFTETMSLYFTNVCESHCAFCSFRKDLGEEGSYTLTPQEMFEYVDQHITPTAREFHIVGGHNNHVPFEYYVESIRALKERYPHVTIKAYTAAEIDFYSRLSGLSYREVLERLMAVGLQSLTGGGAEILSDQYRQKMRVEKAGIEQYLEVHRIAHRLGMKTPTTMLYGPVESVKERVEHMLQLRALQDETNGFQVFIPLSMQPSSPKAGIRRRNSAFDDLKAIAIGRLMLDNFQHVKAYFINIGTQLTQVALTMGASDAHGTIVKEKISHAAGALTPAGITREDLVWLIKGAGRIPVERDTLYNELKVYE comes from the coding sequence ATGTCCCTTATTTTAACGAATCCGGATCGCAAAATGGCCGAAATCGCGGACAAAGTCCGCAACGGCGAAAGACTTGGCCTGGAGGACGGCATTTTCTTATACGAATCCGAGGACTTGCTCACGATCGGACAGCTGGCGAACGAAGTCAATTTGCGCAAAAACGGCAAAAAAGTCTATTTTACCGAAACGATGAGCCTTTACTTTACCAACGTTTGCGAATCGCACTGCGCGTTCTGCAGCTTCCGCAAGGATCTCGGCGAAGAAGGCTCCTATACGCTAACCCCGCAGGAAATGTTCGAGTACGTCGACCAGCACATTACGCCGACCGCGCGGGAGTTTCATATTGTCGGCGGCCACAACAACCACGTGCCGTTCGAATATTACGTCGAATCGATTCGCGCCTTGAAGGAGCGGTACCCGCACGTCACGATCAAAGCGTATACGGCCGCCGAAATCGATTTTTATTCGCGGCTTTCCGGCTTGAGTTACCGCGAGGTGTTGGAGCGGCTTATGGCGGTCGGCCTTCAATCGCTTACCGGCGGCGGCGCGGAAATTTTGTCCGATCAATACCGGCAAAAAATGCGGGTAGAAAAAGCCGGCATCGAGCAATATTTGGAAGTGCACCGGATCGCGCATCGGCTCGGGATGAAAACGCCGACCACGATGCTGTACGGCCCCGTCGAATCCGTCAAAGAGCGGGTCGAACACATGCTGCAGCTGCGGGCGCTGCAGGACGAGACGAACGGATTCCAGGTGTTCATTCCGCTGTCCATGCAGCCTTCCAGTCCGAAGGCCGGCATCCGCCGCCGCAATTCCGCGTTCGACGATTTGAAGGCGATCGCCATCGGACGGCTGATGCTGGATAATTTCCAGCACGTAAAGGCCTATTTCATCAATATCGGGACTCAATTGACGCAGGTGGCGCTTACGATGGGCGCATCGGACGCGCACGGCACGATCGTCAAAGAAAAAATCAGCCACGCGGCAGGCGCGCTGACGCCGGCCGGCATTACCCGGGAAGATCTCGTATGGCTGATCAAAGGCGCCGGCCGGATCCCGGTCGAACGCGATACGCTGTATAACGAATTAAAGGTGTACGAATAA
- a CDS encoding NAD(P)/FAD-dependent oxidoreductase, producing MDQALGEVRDVAIIGGGPAGMFAAFYGGMRQMSVTLIESMPQLGGQLAALYPEKYIYDVAGFPKVTAQELVDNLKRQMSLFEPDVRLEEKVLSVSKLEERLFEIVTDKGVHRARAVIVTAGVGAFEPRRLELPEAAKFEKANLHYFISDLERFRGKKVLISGGGDSAVDWSLMLEPIAEQVTLVHRRDKFRAHEHSVELLKQSNVNIVVPTEITALHGEDEIRKVTLTHTKTGETQEADVDAVIVNFGFVSSLGPISEWGLDIRDGSIVVDSRMETSVPGIFAAGDITTYNGKLKLIAVGFGEAPTAINNAKVYIDPGAKLSPGHSSNMKL from the coding sequence ATGGATCAAGCTCTTGGAGAAGTCAGGGACGTAGCGATTATCGGCGGAGGCCCCGCCGGGATGTTCGCGGCTTTTTACGGCGGAATGAGGCAAATGTCGGTAACGTTGATCGAAAGCATGCCGCAGCTGGGCGGGCAGTTGGCCGCGCTGTATCCGGAAAAGTATATTTACGATGTCGCGGGATTTCCGAAGGTGACGGCTCAAGAGCTGGTGGACAACCTCAAACGGCAAATGAGCCTGTTCGAGCCGGACGTTCGTCTGGAGGAAAAGGTGCTGAGCGTGAGCAAGCTGGAAGAGCGGCTGTTCGAAATCGTCACGGACAAAGGCGTCCACCGTGCCCGCGCGGTGATCGTGACGGCGGGCGTCGGCGCGTTTGAGCCGAGAAGGCTGGAACTGCCCGAGGCGGCCAAATTCGAAAAGGCCAATCTTCATTATTTTATAAGCGATTTGGAGCGGTTTCGCGGCAAGAAGGTGCTAATCAGCGGAGGGGGCGACTCGGCGGTCGACTGGTCGCTCATGCTGGAGCCGATCGCGGAGCAGGTGACGCTCGTCCATCGGCGGGACAAGTTCCGGGCGCATGAGCACAGCGTGGAACTGCTGAAGCAGTCGAACGTCAACATCGTCGTGCCGACCGAAATTACGGCGCTTCACGGCGAGGACGAAATCCGCAAGGTGACGCTGACCCATACGAAGACGGGGGAAACGCAGGAAGCCGACGTCGACGCGGTGATCGTCAACTTCGGCTTCGTCAGCTCCCTCGGCCCCATTTCCGAATGGGGACTGGACATACGCGACGGTTCCATCGTGGTCGACTCCCGGATGGAAACGAGCGTTCCCGGCATTTTCGCGGCCGGCGACATTACGACCTACAACGGCAAGCTGAAGCTCATTGCCGTAGGGTTCGGCGAAGCGCCGACCGCGATCAACAATGCCAAGGTTTATATCGATCCGGGCGCCAAGCTTTCTCCCGGGCACAGCAGCAACATGAAACTGTAA
- a CDS encoding YuzB family protein — MHIVEFCVTNMHHGTDRVLRKLEQLPDVETVEYGCLGNCGECYLSPYALVNGTAVFAETADELYDRILAEMGEQDAERSALDKLLDDL; from the coding sequence GTGCATATCGTCGAATTTTGCGTAACCAACATGCATCACGGAACCGATCGCGTGCTGCGGAAACTGGAGCAGCTTCCCGATGTCGAAACGGTCGAGTACGGATGTCTCGGCAACTGCGGGGAATGTTATTTGTCCCCGTATGCGCTCGTGAACGGGACGGCCGTGTTCGCGGAAACCGCGGACGAGCTATACGATCGAATTTTAGCCGAGATGGGCGAGCAGGATGCCGAACGTTCGGCTCTCGACAAGCTGCTCGACGATCTGTAA
- the sda gene encoding sporulation histidine kinase inhibitor Sda, whose product MLPLLSDELLLEAYRHALRLQLEHEFVSLLQAEIHRRELALPEEQTV is encoded by the coding sequence ATGTTGCCGCTTCTATCGGATGAATTGCTGTTGGAAGCCTATCGCCATGCGCTTCGTCTTCAGCTTGAGCACGAGTTCGTGTCGTTGCTGCAAGCGGAGATCCACCGGCGAGAATTGGCTTTGCCCGAAGAGCAGACGGTTTAG
- a CDS encoding UbiD family decarboxylase — MSFSSLRPFLDVLRKEKDLAIVEAPVDPYLEIAEIHRRVIQEEGPALLFTNVKGSSFPVVTNMFGTSRRVDLAFGPRPEQLMNRLVGALDKLLPPTPAALWQEKDMLFDLMKIGLRKTSRDAAPVLGVSRTEQPLKGLPALTSWQEDGGPFITLPLVYTEQPGHPKKHNLGMYRMQIFDEKTTGMHIQIHRGGGFHYSEAEKRNEPLPVTVFLGGPPALIASAIAPAPENLPELLLTSLIMGSKLPMAEDPLGGHRIPAEAEFVISGRLLPFERRPEGPFGDHYGYYSLQHDFPVLHVDHVWHRKDAIYPATIVGKPRQEDYYLGEFLQRLLSPAFPMVMPGVRSLWTYADTGFHALSSAVVRESYSREAMGTAFSILGQGQLSLTKVLMLTDRDVDLENFRLLLSTVLERFDPQKDLYIFDNTSHDTLDYTGPRLNHGSKAVMLGIGEPIRKLPSEYTGGLIPGIDRLKPFCPGCLVVQGASYAGDPQLAERLSVQLAESGCEWPLVVLADDADMAEGESSFLWTTFTRFNPAQDIYAVSEQGRHHIRYGLPLVIDARMKPGYPDELFPREDIVQLVDKRWKEYFPA, encoded by the coding sequence ATGAGTTTTTCGTCGCTTAGGCCGTTCTTGGACGTGCTGCGCAAGGAGAAAGATTTGGCGATCGTCGAGGCGCCTGTCGATCCTTACCTCGAAATCGCGGAAATCCATCGTCGGGTCATCCAGGAGGAGGGCCCGGCTTTGCTGTTCACGAACGTAAAAGGAAGCTCCTTCCCCGTCGTGACGAATATGTTCGGGACAAGCCGCAGGGTAGACCTCGCGTTCGGTCCCCGGCCGGAGCAATTGATGAACCGGCTCGTCGGCGCGCTGGACAAGCTGCTGCCGCCGACCCCGGCCGCGCTGTGGCAGGAGAAGGACATGCTGTTTGACCTGATGAAGATCGGCCTGCGCAAAACGAGCCGCGACGCCGCTCCGGTGCTGGGCGTCTCCCGAACCGAGCAGCCGCTCAAGGGGCTGCCCGCGCTGACGAGCTGGCAGGAGGACGGCGGGCCTTTCATTACGCTGCCGCTCGTGTACACCGAGCAGCCGGGACATCCGAAGAAGCACAATCTCGGCATGTACCGGATGCAAATTTTCGACGAAAAAACGACCGGCATGCACATTCAAATTCACCGCGGGGGCGGCTTCCATTACAGCGAGGCCGAGAAGCGCAACGAGCCGCTGCCGGTGACGGTGTTTCTCGGCGGGCCGCCGGCCCTTATCGCCTCCGCGATCGCGCCGGCCCCCGAAAACCTGCCCGAGCTGCTGCTGACGTCGCTCATCATGGGCAGCAAGCTGCCGATGGCCGAAGATCCGCTGGGCGGGCACCGGATTCCGGCGGAAGCGGAATTCGTCATTTCCGGCCGCCTGCTCCCGTTCGAGCGCCGTCCGGAAGGCCCGTTCGGGGACCATTACGGCTATTACTCGCTGCAGCACGATTTTCCGGTTTTGCACGTCGATCACGTCTGGCACCGCAAGGATGCGATTTACCCGGCGACGATCGTCGGCAAGCCGCGCCAGGAAGACTATTATTTGGGCGAATTTTTGCAGCGGCTGCTTTCTCCCGCGTTTCCGATGGTCATGCCGGGCGTCCGCAGCCTGTGGACATACGCGGATACGGGCTTCCATGCCCTGTCTTCGGCCGTCGTCAGGGAAAGCTATTCGCGCGAAGCGATGGGAACGGCGTTCAGCATTCTCGGCCAAGGGCAGCTGTCGCTTACGAAAGTGCTGATGCTGACCGACCGGGATGTCGACCTGGAGAATTTCCGTCTGCTGCTGTCCACCGTGCTGGAACGGTTCGATCCGCAGAAGGATTTGTATATTTTCGACAACACTTCGCACGATACGCTCGATTACACCGGCCCGCGGCTCAATCACGGCAGCAAGGCGGTAATGCTGGGCATCGGGGAGCCGATCCGGAAGCTTCCTTCCGAATATACGGGCGGTCTCATTCCGGGAATCGACCGGCTGAAGCCGTTCTGCCCGGGCTGCCTCGTCGTCCAGGGAGCAAGCTACGCGGGCGATCCGCAGCTGGCCGAGCGGTTGTCCGTTCAGCTTGCGGAGTCCGGCTGCGAATGGCCGCTCGTCGTGCTGGCGGACGATGCCGACATGGCGGAAGGCGAGTCCTCGTTCCTGTGGACCACGTTTACGCGCTTTAATCCGGCGCAGGATATTTACGCCGTGAGCGAGCAGGGCCGCCATCATATCCGGTACGGGCTGCCGCTCGTGATCGATGCCCGCATGAAGCCCGGCTATCCGGACGAGCTGTTTCCGAGAGAAGATATCGTGCAGCTCGTGGACAAGCGGTGGAAGGAATATTTTCCGGCCTGA
- a CDS encoding NAD(P)/FAD-dependent oxidoreductase, giving the protein MSSIPKIVILGAGYGGILTSLRLQKELNYNEADVTLVNKHDYHYITTHLHMPAAGTDHPDNARVNISKLIDEFKIDFVKSTVVQIRPQDRKVILEDGTLSYDYLVIALGGEPETFGIPGLAEHAFTIRSINSVRLIREHIEYQFARYKREPHRTDYLTFIVGGAGFTGIEFIGELADRVPDLCKQFDVDRSLVKIYNIEAAPTALPGFDPELVEYGMQVLQKKGVIFKIGTAIRECTPEGVVVGEGEEIKSQTVIWTGGVRGNRLIEEAGFETTRGRVKVDEYLRSPGHENIYVLGDNSLMFNEEGRPYPPTAQIAMQQGVNCAHNLVAQIRNQTPKPFVFSNKGTVASLGKGEAIGIAFGKKYKGRVASWLKKAIDLRYLFIIGGIPLVLRKGKFL; this is encoded by the coding sequence ATGAGCAGCATACCGAAAATCGTCATTCTGGGGGCGGGATACGGCGGCATTCTAACGTCTTTGCGACTCCAGAAGGAATTAAATTACAATGAAGCGGATGTTACGTTAGTAAATAAACACGATTATCATTATATTACGACTCATCTGCATATGCCGGCGGCCGGGACGGACCATCCCGACAACGCCCGCGTCAATATTTCGAAATTGATCGACGAATTCAAGATCGACTTCGTCAAATCGACCGTCGTGCAAATCCGTCCGCAAGACCGCAAGGTCATCCTCGAAGACGGCACGCTTTCTTACGATTACTTGGTTATCGCCCTCGGAGGAGAACCTGAAACGTTTGGCATTCCGGGCTTGGCCGAACACGCGTTTACGATCCGCAGCATCAATTCGGTCCGGCTGATCCGCGAGCATATCGAATATCAGTTCGCCCGCTATAAGCGGGAGCCGCACCGAACCGATTATTTGACGTTTATCGTCGGCGGAGCCGGATTTACGGGCATCGAATTTATCGGCGAACTGGCCGATCGCGTTCCCGATCTGTGCAAGCAGTTCGACGTGGACCGCAGCCTCGTGAAAATTTACAACATCGAAGCGGCGCCGACGGCGCTTCCGGGATTCGATCCGGAGCTCGTCGAATACGGCATGCAGGTGCTGCAGAAGAAGGGCGTCATTTTCAAAATCGGCACCGCCATCAGGGAATGCACGCCGGAGGGCGTCGTCGTCGGCGAAGGGGAGGAAATCAAATCCCAAACCGTCATCTGGACGGGGGGCGTGCGCGGCAATCGCCTGATCGAGGAAGCCGGCTTCGAGACGACGCGCGGACGCGTGAAAGTGGACGAATATTTGCGTTCCCCGGGGCATGAGAACATTTATGTGCTGGGCGACAATTCGCTGATGTTCAACGAGGAAGGGCGCCCGTACCCGCCGACGGCGCAAATCGCGATGCAGCAAGGCGTCAATTGCGCGCACAATCTGGTCGCCCAAATCCGCAACCAGACGCCGAAGCCGTTCGTGTTCAGCAACAAGGGAACGGTCGCCTCTCTAGGCAAAGGCGAAGCGATCGGCATCGCGTTCGGCAAGAAGTACAAAGGCCGAGTCGCCTCCTGGCTGAAGAAGGCGATCGATCTGCGCTACCTGTTCATCATCGGCGGCATTCCGCTCGTGCTGCGCAAAGGCAAATTCCTGTAA
- the hemQ gene encoding hydrogen peroxide-dependent heme synthase translates to MSEAAQTLEGWYVLHDFRTIDWTAWNAASSAEREQAKNELAGMVEQWEAVEQRKEGSLALYAIVGQKADIVFMHLRETLEELNAVENALNRSSAGRFLKPSYSYVSVVELSNYMGQPGVDPMQVPEIAARLKPTLPKTNHICFYPMNKRRLLDDNWYMLPMEDRKAMMRSHGMIGRSYAGKVKQIISGSVGFDDWEWGVTLFADDALQFKKLVYEMRFDEVSARYGEFGAFYVGNRLDRESLADLLKA, encoded by the coding sequence ATGAGCGAAGCAGCCCAAACGCTGGAAGGCTGGTACGTATTGCACGATTTTAGAACGATCGACTGGACGGCCTGGAACGCCGCTTCGTCCGCGGAGCGGGAGCAAGCGAAGAACGAGCTTGCCGGCATGGTGGAGCAATGGGAAGCGGTCGAACAGCGGAAAGAAGGAAGCCTGGCTTTATACGCGATCGTAGGACAAAAAGCGGATATCGTCTTTATGCATTTGCGGGAGACGCTCGAAGAACTGAACGCGGTCGAGAACGCCCTCAACCGCTCCTCGGCCGGCCGTTTTCTCAAGCCCTCCTATTCCTACGTGAGCGTGGTCGAGCTCAGCAACTACATGGGCCAGCCCGGCGTCGATCCGATGCAGGTGCCGGAAATCGCCGCGCGGCTGAAGCCGACGCTGCCGAAGACGAACCATATTTGCTTTTACCCGATGAACAAACGCCGCCTGCTGGACGACAACTGGTACATGCTGCCGATGGAAGACCGCAAGGCGATGATGCGCAGCCACGGGATGATCGGCCGCAGCTATGCGGGCAAGGTCAAGCAGATCATCAGCGGCTCGGTCGGCTTCGACGATTGGGAATGGGGCGTCACGCTGTTCGCGGACGATGCCCTCCAATTCAAAAAGCTCGTCTACGAAATGCGCTTCGACGAAGTCAGCGCCCGTTACGGCGAGTTCGGCGCGTTTTACGTCGGCAACCGGCTCGACCGGGAATCGCTCGCGGATCTGCTGAAAGCCTGA
- a CDS encoding YheC/YheD family protein: METAKFATISSGRQLASKWLKTNALRTDPYVARHIPPSKLFNASALREMLSKYGMVVIKPVRGGGGIGVMKVSRVGGTYQCTYMARTQSFQTFQGLLSHLNHKRGRRSYLIQKGIHLARIAGRPIDYRVKYIKENGSWTIRSMVGRMARKGLFVTNLCRGGSQMTAAQGISRSLSPRLVRAKKGEMRQLTRTATSLLESRFPGVGSLGYDYGIDRNGHIWILEVNTRPQ; the protein is encoded by the coding sequence ATGGAAACTGCGAAATTCGCAACGATCTCGTCGGGACGGCAATTGGCCAGCAAGTGGCTGAAGACGAACGCGCTGCGGACCGATCCTTATGTGGCCCGCCACATTCCGCCTTCCAAATTGTTCAACGCTTCCGCTCTTCGCGAGATGCTTTCGAAGTACGGAATGGTCGTCATCAAGCCCGTTCGCGGCGGCGGAGGCATCGGGGTCATGAAAGTGTCCCGAGTCGGAGGGACCTATCAATGCACGTATATGGCCAGGACGCAATCGTTCCAAACGTTTCAAGGCCTGCTGTCCCACTTGAACCACAAGCGCGGGCGGCGCTCCTACTTGATTCAAAAAGGCATTCATCTGGCCCGCATCGCCGGAAGGCCGATCGATTACCGGGTCAAATACATCAAGGAAAACGGAAGCTGGACGATCCGGTCCATGGTCGGACGCATGGCGCGCAAAGGATTGTTCGTGACCAATCTTTGTCGAGGCGGCAGCCAGATGACGGCGGCCCAAGGCATTTCGCGATCGTTGTCGCCGCGCCTCGTCCGCGCGAAAAAAGGGGAAATGAGACAGCTGACGAGAACCGCGACAAGCCTGCTGGAAAGCCGCTTTCCGGGGGTCGGGTCGCTGGGCTACGATTACGGAATCGACCGGAACGGCCATATTTGGATATTGGAAGTCAATACTCGACCGCAATAA
- a CDS encoding YuiB family protein, translating into MREILQEIVGTVLFFVLFFGIGFILNMLIKTTWLPTWLYVIIVLPLGVWYFWKPDLSLLAFLGVFLWPFLAGIGGALTSGWAIRSLRKNGYKMF; encoded by the coding sequence ATGCGGGAGATTTTGCAGGAAATCGTCGGGACCGTGCTGTTTTTCGTGCTGTTTTTCGGGATCGGCTTTATTTTGAATATGCTGATTAAAACGACGTGGCTGCCGACCTGGCTGTATGTCATTATCGTGCTCCCGCTCGGCGTCTGGTATTTTTGGAAGCCCGACTTGAGCCTGCTGGCGTTTCTCGGCGTCTTCCTCTGGCCGTTCCTCGCCGGCATCGGAGGCGCGCTGACGAGCGGTTGGGCGATTCGCTCGCTCCGCAAAAACGGCTACAAGATGTTTTAG
- a CDS encoding Cthe_2314 family HEPN domain-containing protein: MLRSIFGEPPRKWEGAPAEAVREIESYIRRLRDKANGIHEDNARFRKYAIWSEGLLRSLDELEQSRYAAFRFGSRVTATIVKELGDAERLDYDRYVYFDKNAYIRIFALLDKLGTLLNDALSLETEKVKPHFSYFTVLRRMRQDGRHRELGEKLGHWKEAYKPPLDRLRKRRNTEVHHMNAELQDDLLQSLEPERDLSRLRLEDLSAQLNDLEDGWDMVVKTLAISFAYLRSNAE, translated from the coding sequence ATGCTGAGATCGATATTCGGGGAACCGCCCCGCAAGTGGGAGGGCGCCCCCGCGGAAGCCGTTCGGGAAATCGAGAGCTATATCCGCCGTCTGCGCGACAAAGCAAACGGCATTCACGAGGACAACGCCAGGTTCCGCAAATATGCGATCTGGTCGGAAGGCCTACTGCGCTCGCTGGATGAATTGGAGCAAAGCCGTTACGCCGCTTTCCGCTTCGGAAGCCGGGTAACCGCCACGATCGTGAAAGAGCTGGGGGACGCGGAACGGCTGGATTACGACCGGTACGTCTATTTCGATAAAAACGCCTACATTCGCATTTTCGCCTTGCTTGACAAGCTCGGCACGCTGCTGAACGACGCCCTGTCTCTCGAAACGGAAAAAGTCAAACCGCATTTTTCCTATTTCACGGTGCTTCGCCGAATGAGGCAGGACGGGCGCCATCGGGAGCTGGGGGAAAAACTCGGGCATTGGAAGGAAGCGTACAAGCCTCCGCTCGACCGGCTTCGCAAGAGGCGCAATACGGAAGTTCATCATATGAATGCCGAATTGCAGGACGATTTGCTGCAAAGCTTGGAGCCGGAACGCGATCTTTCCCGGCTTCGTCTGGAGGATCTGTCGGCGCAATTGAACGATTTGGAGGACGGCTGGGACATGGTCGTGAAAACGTTGGCCATCTCCTTTGCGTACTTGCGATCAAACGCGGAATAA
- a CDS encoding GtrA family protein — MANKEWLRVAKYGLVGVANTGVDFAVFAALVYGFGVMSGVAQIVSYGCGVVNSFWLNRRWTFRVQERANAGEWVRFMIVNALSFACATGVLLGLEHGLGFAAWAAKLVSVGASLAVNYTGTKLWVFRDAQPARDVRR; from the coding sequence ATGGCAAATAAGGAATGGCTGCGGGTGGCGAAATACGGCCTTGTGGGCGTTGCGAACACGGGCGTGGATTTCGCCGTTTTTGCGGCTTTGGTATACGGATTCGGCGTCATGTCGGGAGTCGCGCAAATCGTTTCGTACGGCTGCGGCGTCGTCAACAGCTTCTGGCTGAACCGGCGCTGGACGTTTCGCGTTCAGGAGCGGGCGAATGCGGGGGAATGGGTTCGTTTCATGATCGTTAACGCGCTTTCGTTCGCCTGCGCCACCGGCGTGCTGCTCGGGCTGGAGCACGGGCTCGGCTTCGCGGCGTGGGCGGCCAAGCTGGTGTCGGTCGGGGCATCGCTCGCGGTCAATTACACCGGCACGAAGCTTTGGGTGTTTCGCGACGCGCAGCCGGCGCGGGACGTTCGGCGATAA
- a CDS encoding HesB/IscA family protein: MIQISETASQKIQEMLAAEESPNLFLRVGVQEGGCSGFSYGMGFDDEQHEDDQVLDVRGLKVVVDADSAKYLNGLEIDFKESGLSGGFTIFNPNATATCGCGSSFRTATDAGKPNAEPC, from the coding sequence ATGATTCAAATCAGCGAAACGGCCAGCCAAAAAATCCAGGAAATGCTCGCGGCGGAGGAATCTCCGAACTTGTTCCTGCGCGTCGGTGTGCAGGAAGGCGGCTGCAGCGGTTTTTCATACGGAATGGGATTCGACGACGAGCAGCACGAAGACGATCAGGTCCTCGATGTTCGCGGATTGAAGGTTGTCGTGGATGCCGACAGCGCGAAATACTTGAACGGTCTCGAGATCGACTTCAAGGAAAGCGGGCTTTCCGGAGGCTTTACCATTTTCAATCCCAATGCGACCGCGACGTGCGGCTGCGGCTCGTCGTTCCGTACGGCGACCGACGCCGGCAAACCGAACGCGGAACCGTGCTGA
- a CDS encoding SDR family oxidoreductase has translation MSKLLGRTALVTGSAKGLGRRTALELAALGCDVVVNYVSSRTEAEGVCADIAALGRQAIAVQADIAKPDDAERLVGEAESRFGRVDILVNNAGPFIRERKLFADYTAEQIHYLMNGNLVGTMLLDHRVLPGMRRRQWGRIVHFGFGHASEARSWPHRAVYAAAKVGLVSFTKTLAAEEAGNGITVNMICPGDIRGANKEKGIADVEGVKDEESPRGRPGTGEDVARVIGFLCLPESDFITGNTVDVSGGLDPIVNNIKLL, from the coding sequence TTGTCGAAGCTGTTGGGAAGGACGGCGCTTGTCACCGGAAGCGCAAAAGGCTTGGGCAGGCGCACGGCGCTTGAGCTGGCGGCGCTCGGCTGCGACGTCGTCGTCAATTACGTATCGAGCCGAACGGAGGCGGAGGGCGTATGCGCGGATATCGCCGCGCTCGGGCGCCAAGCGATCGCGGTGCAGGCCGACATCGCAAAACCCGATGATGCCGAGCGGCTGGTAGGGGAAGCCGAAAGCCGGTTCGGCCGGGTCGATATTTTGGTCAACAACGCCGGTCCGTTTATTCGGGAGCGCAAGCTGTTCGCCGACTATACGGCCGAGCAGATTCATTATTTGATGAACGGAAACCTCGTCGGCACGATGCTGCTCGATCATCGCGTGCTGCCCGGCATGCGCCGGCGGCAGTGGGGACGCATCGTGCATTTCGGATTCGGGCATGCTTCAGAGGCGCGGTCATGGCCGCACCGGGCGGTCTATGCGGCAGCCAAAGTCGGGCTCGTTTCGTTCACGAAAACGCTCGCCGCCGAGGAAGCCGGCAACGGCATTACGGTCAATATGATTTGTCCCGGGGATATTCGCGGCGCGAATAAGGAAAAGGGCATCGCGGACGTCGAGGGCGTGAAGGACGAGGAATCTCCGCGCGGGCGTCCGGGCACGGGCGAGGACGTGGCCCGCGTGATCGGTTTTTTGTGCTTGCCCGAATCGGACTTCATTACCGGGAACACGGTCGACGTCTCGGGAGGACTCGATCCGATCGTAAACAACATCAAGCTATTGTAA